The proteins below come from a single Magallana gigas chromosome 10, xbMagGiga1.1, whole genome shotgun sequence genomic window:
- the LOC105330263 gene encoding uncharacterized protein has protein sequence METPYKLFVLVSVYLVYDGLYPVSAQTGPNVCYRQETYYTRAKVCAYRTWQSCCYYKYVTKCNFRTISYCCSGYTDVDGRCEPVCFGMTGRQGCSNVGNCVGPDTCSCDSGYRGPQCNNKIACSETKPCYPGNCPSVDNCQCSEGFGSPNCTTILASPIITLASAVLAYNHPMKRMDIYNYTTDATTESGNATGDSASIWANFGQFNKIRGTVSAAFGMESKLSALPSYVTSSKIGVAVATMEWQLEKLIDNVLTRQGGDSSTCSEVSTNNPGNILQECQIEFSYVLAIDSGDVFKLTFQVENGGFEYLRGNIRLPFRQQSYTASRSSVTYRIDLDKPTVNTNTAFIVDEPFTRTKIVTRWSGWTDPLAGMESYNWEIFELQNKSGTQRYAKRSKVDCINPQLGPECNQFLDPIFSQKFNHIGGELSMPYKPTNPGVFAMILEASDRANNSDYVSRYVVYDPSSTIEIQTGDDDIKALSGSKHASFKWQVLSSSSQSGLNLEFSWRGHFINRLHHEGGFLNDIEDYSPQLQDVNTGDNKFPKTVNVKYNVVGEKGLTGRLIPNELGITKFQTYLDETGQQNVDINTGVSWVDQNIKTSAFFPLAKTVSEGDFVTLWVKAEDKIGNVKLSSLPLGFDSSKPSIYNPSFMQDMGTKYIYGSKLWFKTADKHSGISQISFNIINKSNNTIAANGSVPVNTSNVERGFPDERYQVRDTFYFYQHELEINNCWFRVPKSRQATDRFEVEIIAYNGAMLQSRQAIDVNLNSFKGIGQYQAVKDVNLLQNTGNGVRFSFNLTESCYKRQNIILKYNDGQDHEKLINPSADKYDLLGLQPLTAYNVSFVVEYDEGDISDPFYYSFRTGAAERQVSENLTTGGIAGIVVAICLLLLFAVFILVMWRTGRLRKVEAVVAPIRNTIRRRRDGNTGAIGYKQYTTGGYDQDEIYMYGEYAYEKEPDWHFRMEDVTLDILLKTGRFAMIYKATLNKHGKPKECVAKTLRDGYSDEDKVLMKAKINFFGAKVGEHPCVLGFFGAVVAEQSMGPIMLLEYCENGTLKDWLTDHQRAVSDDVIENLYRFSYDITRGMVYLASKDIIHMRLATRNVFLNKSLSAKIAGFGPRQGDDEDESGKKERIPVKWMAPECLNKTGTASEKSDVWSYGITIWEIFSIGATPYEDVRSRDLPKWIKQGNRLSKPEYTDDLHYEIMKKCWNLKPSGRPSFAEINKEIESLFRQSSGDLYYYDSSQK, from the exons ATGGAGACACCATACAAGCTTTTCGTGTTGGTATCTGTGTACCTTGTTTATGATGGGTTGTATCCAGTGTCTGCACAGACTGGCCCCAA tgTCTGCTATAGACAAGAGACTTACTACACCAGGGCGAAAGTGTGTGCCTACAGGACCTGGCAAAG TTGTTGTTACTACAAATATGTCACGAAATGCAATTTTCGGACCATAAGTTATTGTTGTTCAGGCTATACCGATGTAGACGGGAGATGTGAAC CCGTATGTTTTGGGATGACAGGCAGACAAGGTTGCAGCAATGTTGGTAACTGTGTGGGACCAGACACCTGTAGCTGTGACTCTGGTTATAGAGGACCCCAGTGTAACAACA agatAGCTTGTTCAGAAACAAAACCATGTTACCCAGGCAACTGTCCAAGTGTAGACAACTGTCAGTGTTCGGAGGGTTTTGGAAGTCCAAACTGCACGACGA TCTTGGCCTCGCCAATAATCACATTGGCTTCAGCAGTGCTGGCTTATAACCACCCAATGAAAAGGATGGATATTTATAACTACACTACTGACGCCACGACTGAAAGTGGTAACGCAACTGGTGATAGCGCTTCCATCTGGGCTAATTTCGGTCAATTCAATAAAATCAGAGGAACTGTGTCCGCAGCATTTGGCATGGAGTCTAAACTATCTGCGCTACCTAGCTATGTCACCAGCTCCAAGATTGGAGTGGCTGTAGCAACAATGGAATGGCAATTGGAGAAACTCATAG ACAATGTACTTACTAGACAGGGAGGAGACTCTAGCACATGTAGTGAGGTTTCGACAAACAACCCAGGAAACATCTTACAGGAATGTCAGATAGAGTTCAGCTACGTTCTGGCCATCGACAGTGGAGATGT ATTCAAATTGACATTTCAAGTTGAGAATGGTGGGTTTGAATATCTGAGAGGAAATATCCGTCTACCATTCAGACAACAGAGCTATACGGCTTCGCGGTCTTCCGTTACTTACAGAATAGATCTGGACAAACCTACAGTAAACACCAACACAGCCTTCATTGTCGATGAACCGTTCACAAga ACCAAGATTGTTACCCGTTGGTCGGGGTGGACTGACCCTCTAGCAGGAATGGAGTCGTACAACTGGGAAATATTTGAACTTCAAAACAAGAGTGGAACTCAGCGATATGCAAAAAGGAGCAAAGTAGATTGTATAAATCCACAGCTAGGACCCGAATGCAACCAATTCCTAGATCCCATATTCAGTCAAAAGTTTAATCACATTGGTGGGGAATTGTCAATGCCCTACAAACCAACAAATCCGGGTGTTTTTGCCATGATATTAGAGGCTTCAGACAGAGCCAATAATTCAGACTACGTCTCTCGATACGTAGTATACGATCCAAGTTCAACGATAGAGATACAAACGGGGGATGATGACATTAAAGCGCTGTCTGGGTCCAAACACGCAAGCTTTAAATGGCAAGTCTTATCCTCCTCTTCGCAGAGTGGCCTTAATTTAGAATTCTCCTGGAGAGGTCATTTCATCAATCGTTTACATCATGAGGGTGGATTCCTTAATGACATTGAGGACTATTCTCCTCAATTACAGGACGTTAATACAGGCGACAATAAATTCCCCAAAACTGTCAACGTGAAATATAACGTCGTTGGTGAAAAAGGTCTGACTGGGAGATTGATTCCGAATGAACTCGGAATAACAAA ATTTCAAACTTATCTTGATGAAACTGGACAGCAGAATGTTGACATCAACACGGGAGTTAGCTGGGTagaccaaaatattaaaaccaGTGCTTTCTTTCCATTGGCGAAAACTGTTTCAGAGGGTGACTTTGTCACGTTGTGGGTAAAGGCCGAAGACAAGATTGGAAacgttaaactttcttctcttcCTCTCGGATTTGACTCCAGTAAGCCATCCATTTATAACCCGAGTTTTATGCAGGATATGGGAACCAAATATATATACGGGAGCAA ATTATGGTTTAAAACTGCGGATAAACATAGCGGCATATCTCAAATCTCTTTCAACATCATTAACAAATCAAATAACACCATAGCAGCAAACGGCAGTGTTCCAGTAAACACATCGAACGTG GAAAGAGGATTTCCGGATGAACGCTATCAAGTTCGGGATacgttttatttttaccaaCACGAGTTAGAAATTAACAATTGCTGGTTTAGGGTCCCGAAATCAAGGCAAGCTACCGATCGCTTTGAAGTGGAAATTATTGCATACAACGGTGCCATGCTTCAGTCTCGACAAGCAATTGACGTCAATTTGAACAGTTTTAAAGGAATTGGTCAAT ATCAAGCTGTGAAGGACGTAAATCTTCTACAAAACACAGGGAACGGCGTCCGTTTTAGCTTTAATTTGACCGAATCATGCTACAAACGACAGAACATTATACTGAAATACAACGATGGCCAGGATCACGAGAAGTTGATAAATCCCTCCGCGGACAAGTACGACCTTCTTGGTCTTCAGCCCCTCACCGCTTACAACGTCAGCTTTGTAGTTGAATACGACGAAGGGGACATAAGTGATCCATTTTATTACTCTTTCAGGACCGGAG CTGCTGAAAGGCAAGTTAGCGAAAATTTGACAACAGGTGGAATAGCTGGAATTGTTGTAG CCATATGTCTATTGCTGTTGTTTGCTGTCTTCATTTTGGTGATGTGGAGAACTGGTCGTCTCCGTAAGGTGGAAGCTGTCGTTGCTCCAATCAGAAACACGATCAGACGTCGCAGGGACGGTAACACTGGAGCTATTGGTTACAAACAATATACG aCGGGAGGTTATGATCAGGATGAAATCTATATGTACGGAGAATATGCGTATGAAAAAGAACCTGATTGGCATTTCCGAATGGAAGATGTCACTCTGGACATATTGCTGAAGACAGGAAGATTTGCGATGATTTACAAAGCTACTCTAAACAAGCATGGAAAACCTAAAGAATGCGTAGCAAAAACACTTAGAG ATGGATACTCAGATGAAGACAAGGTATTGATGAAAgctaaaattaacttttttggaGCAAAGGTTGGAGAGCATCCTTGTGTTTTAGGATTCTTTGGAGCAGTGGTAGCTGAACAATCAA TGGGGCCGATAATGTTGCTGGAGTACTGTGAGAACGGAACGCTCAAGGATTGGCTAACTGATCACCAAAGAGCAGTGTCAGATGACGTCATAGAAAATTTATACCGATTTTCTTACGACATTACAAGAGGGATGGTTTATTTAGCAAGCAAAGAT ATTATCCACATGAGACTTGCAACCAGAAACGTATTTCTGAACAAGAGCTTGAGTGCGAAAATAGCAGGATTTGGTCCTAGACAAGGTGATGATGAAGATGAGTCAGGCAAAAAG gaAAGAATCCCCGTAAAATGGATGGCCCCTGAATGCTTGAACAAAACTGGAACTGCCTCTGAGAAGAGTGATGTTTGGTCATATGGAATAACCATCTGGGAAATCTTCTCCATAG gtGCAACACCTTACGAAGATGTAAGAAGCAGAGATCTTCCGAAATGGATCAAACAAGGAAACCGTCTGAGTAAACCTGAATATACCGACGACTT acactatgaaattatgaaaaagtgCTGGAACTTGAAGCCATCTGGGCGACCATCATTTGCGGAAATCAACAAAGAAATTGAGTCTCTGTTTCGTCAATCATCCGGGGATTTGTATTATTATGATTCCTCACAGAAATAG